The DNA segment AGATTTTGAAAGGAGGAAGTAAGAAAGTAGTCAATACCCATAACACCTGTCATTACCAATGTCCATATGTTATGGACGACATGCTTATTTGTCATTACCAATGTTCATATGTTATGGACGACATGCTTATTTGTCATTACCAATGTCCATATGTTATGGATGACATGCTTATTTGTCATTACCAATGTCCATATGTTATGGATGACATGCTTATTTGTCATTACCAATGTCCATATGTTATGGACGACATGCTTATTTGTCATTACCAATGTCCATATGTTATGGACGACATGCTTATTTGTCATTACCAATGTTCATATGTTATGGACGACATGCTTATTTGTCATTACCAACGTCCATATGTTATGGACGACATGCTTATTTGTCATTACCAACGTCCATATGTTATGGACGACATGCTTATTTGTCATTACCAATGTCCATATGTTATGGACGACATGCTTATTTGCAGAGCAGAGTTACATCCCAGGTGGGTTTGAATCAAGGTTTGGCCCCAGCTGTGTTTCTCAGTTTGCTAGATGGGTCTTGTGGTCCACCGAATGTGGAGCACCTGCATGACTTAAAGCTTTTCTCTTGCATCAAGCTGACAGAATAGAAATATTGTTCAGTCTGGtgttcaaactcactcactcactcactcactcactcactcactcactcactcactcactcactgctgccTTGCCTTGATGCAAAATAGATGACATGGACTtgtggttgattgtggctgttGTTTTGACCCACGGGATTCTGTTTTTTCTAGAGGCTGTGATATAATCTTTATGTTGCAAAGTCTTTATGTTACAAAGTACTTACTTCCTGTCTTGTTGTGTACAGCTGTGCCCACAAGAGCTATTGGATGTGTGCGGATGAGGCCAATATGAATAAGAGTGACAAGCTCAGACAGTTGATGGAAAACTTTTTTGAAGATAAGAAGTCAGCACTGGAGAGGATGGACGAAGAGGAATCTGAGTCTAACGAGGTAGGTCAGAGGATGAAGGTCAAATGTCTGAGTAGATAGGTCATAAGGTAGCTGGGTGACTCACACTTCTTGAGGTCTTGACTGGGTATGTCACACTTCTTGAGGTCTTGACTGGGTATGTCACACTTCTTGAGGTCTTCACTGGGTATGTCACACTTCTTGAGGTCTTGACTGGGTTAAGGTCACCAATGGAAAGTCAACACTTCGACAGGGTAGGTCACACTTTCAAGATCAGAAGTTTGACCTAGAATTTTGCAGACTGGAGATCAGGTGACTGTCTGACTACATCACAAGACTTTATAAAAGAGAGGTAGAGAGGTCAGAGATAACTAGGGATAACTGTTCAAAAAGATTTGGGTTAAGTTTATAGTTCCGGCTTAGAGATGCTGACATACTGCTTGCAAATAGCCAGGTCAGAGGTTGAGGTTAGGGAGCAACACCACGTCACAGAAATGTCACCATGTAAAGAGAATCTACCTCCAATATTGTAATGACTACCTGTCAGGACAGATGTGTTGAATTATGCAGTCATACTAAAGCTTACACAGCTTATACATGTTTCATTTCTTTAAGCCTCAGTATGTTTGATATCAGTATGTTGAGATGCTCTTTACACTTTGTAGATATATCCCTTTGTGTCTCCAGATCCCATCACCCCGAGACCTAGACCAGGTCATCTTAGACGTCCGCCAGTTCATCACCTTATATGGACAGGAGCACAGCCTCACGGGGAGATCTATAGCACGTGTGTTCCATGGTATTGGCAGCCCATGCTTCCCAATTGAAACTTGGTGCCGTGTAAGAAGGTTCTGGCGGAGTCATCTTCATGTCAACTTCAATGTGTGTCTCAAAGCAGCGACCAGGGAACTTGTCAGGCTCAGATCATAGCTGTACTTAGCTGTTGGATGTTCGGGAGGAGTGATATTCGTGTCAACTGCAGCAGGGAACAGGGAACTTGTCAGGCTCTGATCATAACTGTACTTGGCCGTTGGATGTTCGGGAGGAGTGATATTCATGTCAACTGCAGCAGGGAACAGGGAACTTGTCAGGCTCTGATCATAACTGTACTTGGCCGTTGGATGTTCGGGAGGAGTGATATTCATGTCAACTGCAACAGGGAACAGGGAACTTGTCAGGCTCTGATCATAACTGTACTTGGCCGTTGGATGTTCGAGAGGAGTGATATTCGTGTCAACTGCAACAGGGAACAGGGAACTTGTCAGGCTCTGATCATAACTGTACTTGGCCGTTGGATGTTCGAGAGGAGTGATATTCGTGTCAACTGCAACAGGGAACAGGGAACTTGTCAGGCTCTGATCATAACTGTACTTGGCTGTTGGATGTTCGAGAGGAGTGATATTCATGTCAACTGCAGCAGGGAACAGGGAACTTGTCAGGCTCTGATCATAACTGTACTTGGCCATTGGATGTTCGAGAGGAGTGATATTCGTGTCAACTGCAACAGGGAACAGGGAACTTGTCAGGCTCTGATCATAACTGTACTTGGCTGTTGGATGTTCGAGAGGAGTGATATTCGTGTCAACTGCAACAGGGAACAGGGAACTTGTCAGGCTCTTATCATAACTGTACTTGGCCGTTGGATGTTCGAGAGGAGTGATATTCGTGTCAACTGAAACAGGGAACGGAGAACATACCAGGTTCAGATCAAAACTACTTGGCTGTTGGATGGTTGGGAAGTGGAATCTTTGTGTCAACTGGCAGCATGTCCTGAAGAAGAGAACAGTGAACTACTCTGGATTGGATTGTAACATACTGGGCTATTTTGGGccggttgggtagccttgtggtt comes from the Haliotis asinina isolate JCU_RB_2024 chromosome 12, JCU_Hal_asi_v2, whole genome shotgun sequence genome and includes:
- the LOC137257977 gene encoding ATP-dependent DNA helicase Q4-like, producing MEGKSFSNANSVEFPIVEVSDTMGWDSGPVKREVKLLQWNWNRQGSQITSKSGVLVEFSELAFHLRSPGDLNQEEMDNIVDFLHKRVTRQEGTELYQLNLLYNSLKSCAHKSYWMCADEANMNKSDKLRQLMENFFEDKKSALERMDEEESESNEIPSPRDLDQVILDVRQFITLYGQEHSLTGRSIARVFHGIGSPCFPIETWCRVRRFWRSHLHVNFNVCLKAATRELVRLRS